The following DNA comes from Lates calcarifer isolate ASB-BC8 linkage group LG2, TLL_Latcal_v3, whole genome shotgun sequence.
catggtcacatttttcagctcaaagtcactcaggacatgttttatgccatttggagtggatttggacaagttttaggtgaattcattgaaaaagttgacacccgcgttttttgatgttggccaccatttttggtgactgcgacaggcagtttgtagtgaaaaaatgtcaaaatttcatggtcacatttttcagctcaaagtcactcagggacatgttttatgccatttggagtggatttggacaagttttaggtgaattcgttgaaaaagttgacacccgcgttttccttttggcaccattttggtgactgcgacaggcagtttgtagtgaaataatgtcaaaatttcatggtcacatttttcagctcaaagtcactcagggacatgttttatgccatttgagTGGAttttggacgagttttaggtgaattcgttgaaaaagttgacacccgcgttttttttggccactttttggtgactgcgacaggcagtttgtagtgaaataatgtcaaaatttcatgtcacatttttcagctcaaagtcactcagggacatgttttatgccatttggagtggatttggacaagttttaggtgaattcgttgaaaaagttgacacccgcgtttttgatgttggccaccatttttggtgactgcgacaggcagtttgtagtgaaataatgtcaaaatttcatggtcacatttttcagctcaaagtcactcagggacatgttttatgccatttggagtggatttggacaagttttaggtgaattcgttgaaaaagttgacacccgcgttttccttttgccaccatttttggtgactgcgacaggcagtttgtagtgaaaaaatgtcaaaaatttcatggtcacatttttcagctcaaagtcactcaggacatgttttatgccatttggagtggatttggacaagttttaggtgaattcgttgaaaaagttgacacccgcgttttccttttggttaccatttttggtgactgcgacaggcagtttgtagtgaaataatgtcaaaatttcatggtcacatttttcagctcaaagtcactcagggacatgttttatgccatttggagtggatttggacaagttttaggtgaattcgttgaaaaagttgacacccgcgttttcctgttggccacatttttggtgactgcgacaggcagtttgtagtgaaataatgtcaaaatttcatggtcacatttttcagctcaaagtcactcagggacatgttttatgccatttggagtggatttggacaagttttaggtgaattcgttgaaaaagttgacacccgcgttttttgatgttggccaccatttttggtgactgcgacaggcagtttgtagtgaaaaatgtcaaaatttcatggtcacatttttcagctcaaagtcactcagggacatgttttatgccatttggagtggatttggacgagttttaggtgaattcgttgaaaaagttgacacccgcgttttccttttggcccttttggtgactgcgacaggcagtttgtagtgaaataatgtcaaaatttcatggtcacatttttcagctcaaagtcactcagggacatgttttatgccatttggagtggatttggacaagttttaggtgaattcgttgaaaaagttgacacccgcgttttcctgttggccacatttttggtgactgcgacaggcagtttgtagtgaaataatgtcaaaatttcatggtcacatttttcagctcaaagtcactcagggacatgttttatgccatttggagtggatttggacaagttttaggtgaattcgttgaaaaagttgacacccgcgtttttgatgttggccaccatttttggtgactgcgacaggcagtttgtagtgaaaaaatgtcaaaatttcatggtcacatttttcagctcaaagtcactcagggacatgttttatgccatttggagtggatttggacaagttttaggtgaattcgttgaaaaagttgacacccgcgttttccttttggttaccattttggtgactgcgacaggcagtttgtagtgaaaaaatgtcaaaatttcatggtcacatttttcagctcaaagtcactcagggacatgttttatgccatttggagtggatttggacaagttttaggtgaattcgttgaaaaagttgacacccgcgttttccttttggccatttttggtgactgcgacaggcagtttgtagtgaaataatgtcaaaatttcatggtcacatttttcagctcaaagtcactcagggacatgttttatgccatttggagtggatttggacaagttttaggtgaattcgttgaaaaagttgacacccgcgttttgatgttggccaccatttttggtgactgcgacaggcagtttgtagtgaaaaaatgtcaaaatttcatggtcacatttttcagctcaaagtcactcagggacatgttttatgccatttggagtggatttggacaagttttaggtgaattcgttgaaaaagttgacacccgcgttttccttttggttaccacttttggtgactgcgacaggcagtttgtagtgaaaaaatgtcaaaatttcatggtcacatttttcagctcaaagtcactcagggacatgttttatgccatttggagtggatttggacaagttttaggtgaattcgttgaaaaagttgacaccccgTTTTCCTttgttaccatttttggtgactgcgacaggcagtttgtagtgaaataatgtcaaaatttcatggtcacatttttcagctcaaagtcactcagggacatgttttatgccatttggagtggatttggacaagttttaggtgaattcgttgaaaaagttgacacccgcgttttgatgttggccaccatttttggtgactgcgacaggcagtttgtagtgaaaaaatgtcaaaatttcatggtcacatttttcagctcaaagtcactcagggacatgttttatgccatttggagtggatttggacaagttttaggtgaattcgttgaaaaagttgacacccgcgttttccttttggttaccacttttggtgactgcgacaggcagtttgtagtgaaaaaatgtcaaaatttcatggtcacatttttcagctcaaagtcactcagggacatgttttatgccatttggagtggatttggacaagttttaggtgaattcgttgaaaaagttgacacccgcgttttccttttggttaccattttggtgactgcgacaggcagtttgtagtgaaataatgtcaaaatttcatggtcacattttttcagctcaaagtcactcagggacatgttttatgccatttggagtggatttggacaagttttaggtgaattcgttgaaaaagttgacacccgcgttttccttttggccacattttggtgactgcgacaggcagtttgtagtgaaataatgtcaaaatttcatggtcacatttttcagctcaaagtcactcagggacatgttttatgccatttggagtggatttggacaagttttaggtgaattcgttgaaaaagttgacacccgcgtttttcctgttggccaccatttttggtgactgcgacaggcagtttgtagtgaaaaatgtcaaaatttcatggtcacatttttcagctcaaagtcactcagggacatgttttatgccatttggagtggatttggacaagttttaggtgaattcgttgaaaaagttgacacccgcgttttcctgttggccaccatttttggtgactgcgacaggcagtttgtagtgaaaaaatgtcaaaatttcatggtcacatttttcagctcaaagtcactcagggacatgttttatgccatttggagtggatttggacaagttttaggtgaattcgttgaaaaagttgacacccgcgtttttccttttggttaccactttttgactgcgacaggcagtttgtagtgaaaaaatgtcaaaatttcatggtcacatttttcagctcaaagtcactcagggacatgttttatgccatttggagtggatttggacaagttttaggtgaattcgttgaaaaagttgacacccgcgtttttccgttggccaccatttttggtgactgcgacaggcagtttgtagtgaaaaaatgtcaaaatttcatggtcacatttttcagctcaaagtcactcaggacatgttttatgccatttggagtggatttggacaagttttaggtgaattcgttgaaaaagttgacacccgcgttttccttgttggccaccatttttggtgactgcgacaggcagtttgtagtgaaataatgtcaaaatttcatggtcacatttttcagctcaaagtcactcaggacatgttttatgccatttggagtggatttggacaagttttaggtgaattcgttgaaaaagttgacacccgcgttttcctttggccaccattttggtgactgcgacaggcagtttgtagtgaaaaaatgtcaaaatttcatggtcacatttttcagctcaaagtcactcagggacatgttttatgccatttggagtggatttggacaagttttaggtgaattcgttgaaaaagttgacacccgcgttttccttttggttaccacttttggtgactgcgacaggcagtttgtagtgNNNNNNNNNNNNNNNNNNNNNNNNNNNNNNNNNNNNNNNNNNNNNNNNNNNNNNNNNNNNNNNNNNNNNNNNNNNNNNNNNNNNNNNNNNNNNNNNNNNNNNNNNNNNNNNNNNNNNNNNNNNNNNNNNNNNNNNNNNNNNNNNNNNNNNNNNNNNNNNNNNNNNNNNNNNNNNNNNNNNNNNNNNNNNNNNNNNNNNNNNNNNNNNNNNNNNNNNNNNNNNNNNNNNNNNNNNNNNNNNNNNNNNNNNNNNNNNNNNNNNNNNNNNNNNNNNNNNNNNNNNNNNNNNNNNNNNNNNNNNNNNNNNNNNNNNNNNNNNNNNNNNNNNNNNNNNNNNNNNNNNNNNNNNNNNNNNNNNNNNNNNNNNNNNNNNNNNNNNNNNNNNNNNNNNNNNNNNNNNNNNNNNNNNNNNNNNNNNNNNNNNNNNNNNNNNNNNNNNNNNNNNNNNNNNNNNNNNNNNNNNNNNNNNNNNNNNNNNNNNNNNNNNNNNNNNNNNNNNNNNNNNNNNNNNNNNNNNNNNNNNNNNNNNNNNNNNNNNNNNNNNNNNNNNNNNNNNNNNNNNNNNNNNNNNNNNNNNNNNNNNNNNNNNNNNNNNNNNNNNNNNNNNNNNNNNNNNNNNNNNNNNNNNNNNNNNNNNNNNNNNNNNNNNNNNNNNNNNNNNNNNNNNNNNNNNNNNNNNNNNNNNNNNNNNNNNNNNNNNNNNNNNNNNNNNNNNNNNNNNNNNNNNNNNNNNNNNNNNNNNNNNNNNNNNNNNNNNNNNNNNNNNNNNNNNNNNNNNNNNNNNNNNNNNNNNNNNNNNNNNNNNNNNNNNNNNNNNNNNNNNNNNNNNNNNNNNNNNNNNNNNNNNNNNNNNNNNNNNNNNNNNNNNNNNNNNNNNNNNNNNNNNNNNNNNNNNNNNNNNNNNNNNNNNNNNNNNNNNNNNNNNNNNNNNNNNNNNNNNNNNNNNNNNNNNNNNNNNNNNNNNNNNNNNNNNNNNNNNNNNNNNNNNNNNNNNNNNNNNNCTGAAGACACAGCCGAGGTTTTTAAAGGGCTTTTCAGGACGCTTGCATTAGTTAAATTTTAATAtaagagagagggtgagtgatgGTGGTTTAATCAAAGGGCCACACTGAACCCCTGATGGTGAATTTACATATGATAATTGGTGTTGTAACCAAACCTTTCATTCTCTCTACAATAAGAGTAATCTATGCAGCTGTGTGAGCCGCTCTCCGTGTTTGAGTTGTTTTGAATCCGTCCCAGAATAAGCTCTGagtgatgtttttgttcatttactgcgtctgtgtgtgtgcgcgtccACGTGTGGCACTCAAGGTTGTTTCCACCTCACGTCCCTCTCCTTCTTTCTACCCCTCTGCTGTTAATGGAACGAACAGgtgcatctgtgcatgtgatcTAGCTTGAAAACTGCactcagttttctctgtttgtgtttcctctgacagAGATCTACGTCCCTGGAGGTGTCGGTGACAGCCCACGACAATGTATCTGACGCACAGAGCAGCAGGCTCAGCCCAGTTCAGCGTGCACGAGGAGGAAGAGACGCTCCCAGAGCATCCCGGCAGAGCTGGCAGCGCCATCCACCAGCCCCTGTGCTGAAAGGCCCACAGGATACGCTCACAGCCTGGAGGCAGGAGCTGCAAATAAGGTAACCCTGCATCAGAATATAATCACACATGAGCGGAGGCTCTGCTGCCAGATACAATAGAAGTGATCACAGTCAGGACAGGCATTTTCCACATGTCAGCTCTGGCAGTACTGTTGTCTCCTGTCAAACAATATTccacaaaaaatgaatatattaacTCTAAAACTAACTTGGACTAAGGGATCAGTCTCAGTTTCAGCAGTAGTatctgttctggagctttcagtcacatgGAGCTGCtcgtttttgtgtttttcattcacattaaaaaaaaaaatgaaaatttcacAACTACACTTCTGTGACAACTGAGCAGCTCCACCTCCCAGACCAGAGCCGCCactctgtgagtttgttttctcAACTGCTGCTCTCGAGGTCGGTGAAATTTTAACCGTGGCTTTGAAGCCAACGGCTTTAATTGTGATCCAGACACATATTGTATTACACTTCCAGTTTTGGCAGTATGCATATTTTAAAGGGGAGGTGCGATTgatttttacacatcaaagtctgtttacaggtctcAGAGAGTACAACTGCATAGGAAAAAAGTTGTATTAAGCCTGCTGGGGCTTCAGAGGGAGTTTTAAATTGCCTCAGctacaagtttgaaaaatgaaaaaacactaCGCCACACTAATAAAGGGCAGCGTTCCctcacagtctgtgtttacatgACGCTTGTGTTGTTCTCAGTATGCAGGTATGGATCCCAGACAGAGGAGAGCGTCAGATGGGAGGTGCTTTGTGTTGTCAAGGAAACTTCGTCTGACATGGCCCCAACCACAGGACACCACTCTCCTCTGCCTGTCCTATAAGACAGAGCCAGGTGCTGGAGAGATGCTATTACTATTTCTCATATCctcaaatacacaaaacacaaagattgtgctcatcatctctctcactctttctttttaGATCAttcttttacttatgtaaatgaAGAGATTGATTATGAGGCCAAGGAGAAATGTAGGATGTCAAGAAACGGCCACAGCAGGTGTGAAACAGCTGTCGagtcaaacatctgtctgtgCACAAGTCAAGAAAAATAAGGTAAAGTTTTTAAACTTGTTCTCTGCCTGCCTCACAGAGATGTTCAGAAGGACTCCGAAAGGCCAGGGTTCCTGTGGTTTGCTTAGAGCGTCTCAAAATACTCGTCTCTCAGCTCCCCCCACATGGACGACGGCAGAGTGACCCTTTACCCGCCAGCACCACGGAGAAGAGCGAGACTCTCCCACAGCAGAGAGCCTGGCCTGATGCAGTGCCTCAAGTATGTCTCATTCTTTTcatacagcagagaaaaacacagaggcagtCACAGGACAGaacattttcaaagtaaaagtcttGCTGGTTCACGTCCCTGAGaacagaaaatgagactgaTATCAATGTGTTACTTTAGCTTaattctttttatattttctcctctcctctgttgtgAACACAGGAAGTAGCAGGAGGCTCTGAGACCAGGAGGGCCGCCCTCTCCCTTACAGTGCCACCGTTTGCTGCAGAGCAACAGACTCGTACTCAGTCCACACAGTCGACCGGCAGTGATGTTGATAACAAAGGGGAATTGAGCATTCATAAAGCATCCACACCTCCCTCCACAGACCCTAAATATGTGCCACAGAGTTACTCTGCACTGGAgctggactctgactctgatccTAGATCAGTCTCAGAAGATGCAGTTGTTTCTCGGGTCGATCCACAGGTCGACTCAGATGCATCACCAGACTCTGACCCAAATACAGAGTCTTCGTCTGAGGCTGAGCTCGAATGTCTGGCTGAGCAGAAATCAGTGGCTGCAGGAGAGATGGGGCTCTGTGCTGAAACTGACCTCGCAGGGGAGTCAGAGCCGAGTCTTGAATACGAGGCAGACCCAGAATCAGATGCAGGAGCGGGATCAGAGGATGGCCAAGGACTGGATGCAGAGTCAGGCGATGCTGAAACAGAGTCTGACATCCAGCCTGAATATGATCCTGGTTTTCAGGCCGAGACTGATTCTAACGTCGTGTCCGATCAGCCTCCAGACTCTCAGGGCTCTGCGGAGTCTGAGCTCGAAGTCGAATCTGAGCCTGAGCTGACGGCTGACGACCCACAGCCGCTTCGCTCTGACCTGGAAGACGAGGCCCACGTTGGACCTGGTCAGAGGCCGCTCCTGATCGCAAACCCTGTGGAAGTCCAGGCCGAGCAGGACGACACAGAGATGGAGAACGAGGacttctgtgctgtgtgtctgatTGGAGGAGAGCTGCTGTGCTGCGACCGCTGTCCAAAAGTCTTTCATCTGTCCTGCCACATCCCGTCTCTGCTCAGCTTCCCCTCGTAAGCTTCTTACACTGTCACATTACTACACattcttctctcccctcctgtcAGACTGTTAATCTGATGCCGTTTGTTGTCCCGTTCAGAGGTGACTGGGTGTGCAGCCTGTGCAGAGATGTCGAGCAGCCAGAGGTCGACTACGACTGTGAGAACGAGAGAACATCTGGAGAACACAAAGTGGTGCATGGACTGTCTGCATGTGACCAGAGAGTAGGTCATCTCATTAGCCGcattaatgataatgatggcTGCTGGTTttggacttgtgtgtgtgtgtgtgtgtgtgtgctccttcTCCTGCATCTCTAACAACAGTCTTTCATGTTTGGCCGACTGCAGAAATGTGAGCGGCTGACTCTTCTGATCCTCAGCAACATCCTGAGTGCTCCCTTCCACGAGCCCGTCAGTCCACTTGTGAGTGATTACACTTTTATTATACTTACAGGTCCTCATGTTTTGCTCTGACTGCTGCTATTTGTGTGAGGATCACACATCAGGATATGAGAAATGAATGATTGTACCAcagtttcagtctctgtttcaGAATCGTTACACCCTTAATGCTTACAGCAGCTGGCAGTcgtcttcttctctgtctttgccGGTGCTTCACAGCATGTCAAACTGTCGAACAGCTGAAAAGATTAAAACTGCTGGCAGAGATGCACAGAGTTTTGCCATGCATCTGGCTTCCTGCACACACGGAGAACATGATAAATGGGGACCCACTCGTCCCTGCTCTTGAGTGCAGTTATGGAGCGTTTAtctgctgcattttgaagtGAAACTGGAATGAATGGGTGGATGGTTTAAAAGTCTTAAATGTCACTGCTTTTTCATGCAGGCTCGTCATTACTACCAGATCATCAAGAGACCAATGGACCTGTCTGTAATCAGAGCCAGACTCAATAAGAAGAACACTCGACATTACAGCTGTCCTGATCAGTttgttgctgatgtttttcTCATGTTCCACAACTGTGCAAAGTTCAATTATGTAAGCTGAAAACGGATATCTTGTATGTGTAGATTTAAAGttcaaataataaatatcatcatcatcatcagtagtTCACAGGCATTCATCTGAGTGTAattgctcttcctctctctgaccaCAGCCTGACTCTGAGGTGGCGAAGGCCGGCCGCAGCCTCGAGGCGTTCTTCGTTTCCAAGCTGAGGGAAGTTTTCCCAGACAGAGTTTTCCCTGCGGCCGAGGTGGACTCTGACAGCGACGAGTACGACGAGGCCTACAGAACCGCCGAGAGCGGTTTCCCCTGGccagagaggagggagcagtgccacaggaagaggaagaggagacattCTCTCAAGTCAAGGAGATATCACTTCTAACTGAGGTGAATGGAGCGCAGCCATGGACACAGctatgctgtgtttgtgtgtaattatactgtttttattgagCAGCCTGTGAGGCTGTAACAGTGTTTCCATTCTGTAATCTGAGAGGAGCCCTGCTCGGGGTTTGCAGGATCACAGTACTGCCATCCGATGGCAGCTGAACATATTTTATCATTCCTGCAGACTTCAACTGAtcagaggagcagggagagtGAAAAGGTTTAGCTTACGTAATATATGCTTCACATTTGGAATCATACAGAGTTTGTTGAGTTGCTCCTGCTTAAAACGAGTTATAGTAGTGCGGCGATGCTGTCGTTGTTTCTGTGTCATATTTTTGGACGTTGATGATTTGCCCCGATGCACTGGAAATTACttactgtgtttacatttagaCCTCCTAAAATCACAAACCTTATGTTATATGCTATGTATACTGTACAAAGAGGATGCTGTAGTTGGATGTTCATTAATCTCACTTTGCATCTTTATGAAGTTGTACTTTTTTAGGTGAATCTAGCCCTCATTATACACAGCACTTTGAAACTTTGATATTAGTAAATTCAGCATATTCGTAAATGTTCACCATATTTATACATGTGTAACTGTACAGAATTTATTTTACTATATCTGTCATTTTAACTACTAAATGATTGCAGGCAATTATCATAGGTTTGATTATTGATATAATTATGTGTCTTGGTAGCTTTttttgaaaagcagcagcaaatcatattaactttgtctttttaatcAGAGCGATACAGAATGTCAGTGAAAGCACCGTAACCAGTGTTAGAGCTCAATAAGGCATATTTCATGTTGGTCAGAGGATTTAATATCTAGATCAAACCACCCgagaaaatttaaattttgcATTTAACCAGTTAAGTTTGtgtaacatttctgtttcacctgtgtttCAGCAAAACGTGGTTGTCCTCTAATATCTAAATATCTCAGGCTTAAGGAGAATGTAAGGTATTGATATCATTCAGTATGGATTATTTTAAAAACGTCCTCGCTTTGTAGAGCCACTCTGTAGAGAGGAAATATGTAATTTTCTAATACGCACTGTTGTAGcgcatttcctgtttttaaatatactttACTTGCTTCCTGCTGCTTAAGATAGACTTTCCTTGACTTTTACAGTAATTAATGCACAAATTATTGTCT
Coding sequences within:
- the LOC108891753 gene encoding tripartite motif-containing protein 66, with the protein product MDDGRVTLYPPAPRRRARLSHSREPGLMQCLKYEVAGGSETRRAALSLTVPPFAAEQQTRTQSTQSTGSDVDNKGELSIHKASTPPSTDPKYVPQSYSALELDSDSDPRSVSEDAVVSRVDPQVDSDASPDSDPNTESSSEAELECLAEQKSVAAGEMGLCAETDLAGESEPSLEYEADPESDAGAGSEDGQGLDAESGDAETESDIQPEYDPGFQAETDSNVVSDQPPDSQGSAESELEVESEPELTADDPQPLRSDLEDEAHVGPGQRPLLIANPVEVQAEQDDTEMENEDFCAVCLIGGELLCCDRCPKVFHLSCHIPSLLSFPSGDWVCSLCRDVEQPEVDYDCENERTSGEHKVVHGLSACDQRKCERLTLLILSNILSAPFHEPVSPLARHYYQIIKRPMDLSVIRARLNKKNTRHYSCPDQFVADVFLMFHNCAKFNYPDSEVAKAGRSLEAFFVSKLREVFPDRVFPAAEVDSDSDEYDEAYRTAESGFPWPERREQCHRKRKRRHSLKSRRYHF